The region AGATGCATCGACTGTGGGATTGGACGGATGGCTGTATTGCGGTCACCAACGCCGAGATGCGCGATATCTGGGCCCGCGTTCCCAACCATACGCCAATCGACATCATGCCTTGAGCGGGTGCGATCATTTCGTACCGGATCAACCCAGAGACCGACAGGCTTGAATCAGCCCTTGGTCTTCCCGACGAGCACCGGCTGACTGCGGTAGTCGGCGGGAAACAGCAACTTGAGGTTCTCGATCTTCGGCAGGTCGTTGTAGACGATATAGGGATAGGTCGGATTGCGCGTCAGGAAATCCTGGTGATAGGCCTCGGCGGGATAGAATCCGGCGGAATCCGACACCTCGGTGACGATCGGCTGCGGAAAGACATGCGCCTTGTCGAGCTGGTCGATATAGCGCTCAGCCACCTCTCGCTGCTCGGAAGCGGTGACGAACAGCGCCGAGCGATATTGGGTGCCGCGATCCGGTCCCTGGAAATTCAGCTGCGTCGGGTTGTGCGCCACGGAGAAGAAGATCTGCAGCAACCTGCCGTAGCTCACCTTTCTCGGATCGAACCTGACCTCGACGGCTTCGGCGTGGCCTGTCGAACCGGTGCTGACGGTTTCGTATTGCGCCGTTCTTGCCTCGCCGCCGGCATAGCCGGAGACGGCGCTCTCGACCCCCTTCACGTGCTGGAAGACGCCCTGGACGCCCCAGAAACAGCCACCGGCAAAAATGGCCGTCTCAGTGCCGGATCTGGCGGCTTCGTCCATGGCCGGCGGCGGTATGACGACCGCTTCCTCGGCTGCGCATGCCATGCTGACGCCGACTAGGACAGCAACTGCGGCAAGGAACGGCGCACGGCTCCCGCGGGTAAAAGACATGGACATGGCGCTACCTCCTGGCAATCGCTCAAATCCTTGCTCATCCTGGCAAAAGCGGCAAATCACAAGGCGGTCACTCACGCCGATGTGACGTCTAAAGGAAAGCGTGTGTTTGAAGATGAAACATCGCTCAAGTTGAGTTGACAATCTCGTGAGGAGTGAGGAGAGTGCGCCCGGTCAGAGCCAGCATTCCGGGGGGAACCTATGTCCGTGCGCTCGTTCTTTGCTTTTGCCACCATCGCATTTTTTTCCGCGATCGCGATCGGTCTTCCGGCCGCC is a window of Rhizobium lentis DNA encoding:
- the msrA gene encoding peptide-methionine (S)-S-oxide reductase MsrA encodes the protein MSMSFTRGSRAPFLAAVAVLVGVSMACAAEEAVVIPPPAMDEAARSGTETAIFAGGCFWGVQGVFQHVKGVESAVSGYAGGEARTAQYETVSTGSTGHAEAVEVRFDPRKVSYGRLLQIFFSVAHNPTQLNFQGPDRGTQYRSALFVTASEQREVAERYIDQLDKAHVFPQPIVTEVSDSAGFYPAEAYHQDFLTRNPTYPYIVYNDLPKIENLKLLFPADYRSQPVLVGKTKG